From the genome of Methanobrevibacter smithii ATCC 35061, one region includes:
- a CDS encoding 30S ribosomal protein S4, whose protein sequence is MGQPRKSRKKYNTPPHPWNAERIKNENKLMTKYGLKNKKEIWKADTLVRRYSREARYLLGFDMDQMQDEKLELLGHLARTGVLPEGAALEEVLNLTVEDILRRRLQTIVYKKGLARTPKEARMFVVHGHITLNGKKINSPSYVVLKGQEDEIGFYPSSPVAKQIEEYNKNKNEKATEE, encoded by the coding sequence ATGGGACAACCTAGAAAATCAAGGAAAAAGTATAATACACCGCCACATCCTTGGAATGCAGAAAGAATCAAAAATGAAAATAAATTGATGACTAAATACGGCTTAAAAAACAAAAAAGAAATTTGGAAAGCTGATACTTTAGTTAGAAGATACAGTAGGGAAGCAAGATACCTACTCGGGTTCGATATGGACCAAATGCAAGATGAAAAATTAGAATTATTAGGACACTTAGCTAGAACCGGTGTTTTGCCTGAAGGTGCAGCACTTGAAGAAGTCTTAAACTTAACTGTTGAAGATATCTTAAGAAGAAGATTACAAACTATTGTTTACAAAAAAGGTTTAGCTCGTACTCCTAAAGAAGCTAGAATGTTTGTTGTACATGGTCACATAACTTTAAACGGTAAAAAAATCAATTCACCAAGTTATGTTGTATTAAAAGGCCAAGAAGATGAAATTGGATTTTATCCATCATCACCTGTAGCTAAACAGATTGAAGAGTACAATAAAAACAAAAATGAAAAAGCTACTGAGGAATAA